A part of Acipenser ruthenus chromosome 48, fAciRut3.2 maternal haplotype, whole genome shotgun sequence genomic DNA contains:
- the LOC117407782 gene encoding butyrophilin subfamily 3 member A3-like: MQCSTVDVTLDSNTANPLLTLSADGKRVRLGEEKQAVPDNPQRFDHRLCVLGREGFISGRHYWEVEVGENTFWRLGVTSESAERKRGFIMTPQHGYWTIEWWEIGNQFSALIDPHAPLPLSMKPRKLGVYLDYEEGQLSFYNVEARSLIYTFIDFNANEKLYPIFWTMDREIDLMLQSTVSTGN, encoded by the exons ATGCAGTGCAGTActg TTGATGTGACTCTGGACTCTAATACAGCAAACCCATTGCTCACCCTGTCTGCAGATGGGAAGCGAGTGAGACTGGGAGAGGAAAAACAGGCTGTCCCCGACAATCCCCAGAGATTTGATCACAGGCTCTGTGTGCTTGGCAGAGAGGGCTTCATCTCTGGAAGacactactgggaggtggaggtgggggagaaTACTTTTTGGAGATTAGGAGTCACCAGCGAGTCTGCCGAGAGGAAGAGGGGGTTTATTATGACTCCGCAGCATGGTTACTGGACTATTGAGTGGTGGGAAATTGGAAATCAATTCAGTGCTCTTATTGACCCACATGCCCCACTACCCCTGAGCATGAAGCCACGGAAGCTGGGGGTGTATTTAGATTATGAAGAGGGGCAGCTCTCTTTTTACAATGTGGAGGCCAGATCTCTCATTTACACTTTCATAGATTTCAATGccaatgagaaactctatcccATCTTCTGGACTATGGATAGGGAAATAGACCTCATGCTACAGTCTACTGTTAGCACTGGAAACTAA